In Thunnus albacares chromosome 1, fThuAlb1.1, whole genome shotgun sequence, the DNA window ttctttgtactgtttgttattgtgctttcTTTGTCCACTTTTTTTaagtgatttgttgtttttttgacttTATGACTTTGTTTCCTACATATACCACAGGCAATAAGATAAGTATTTTAGAGGAATagtattttaaataaagattgaaTAGTAACTTAAAacagttctcttttttttaacttacaAGTAGGATTTAGAGACTAATTTCAAAGGTGTGAGCATTATTTCAACAAGAgtagtatgtgtatgtgtctatttTTATCAAATAGTGCTGTTGGAATTCAGGAATAACAAATCTGAAAGTATCTTTGCACTCAGTCTTGCACAAGATATTGTTTCCATGACTGAACACCCTCTCAACCGGTGCACTGGTCGCAGGAATGGCCAAGACTCTCATGGCCACCTGATACAGTTGAGCCAAAGCCTTCAGATGACTTCTCCAAAACTCTGAACACCAAAAACTAGAACATTCTATCTATAAAAAGTGACATATCATTTAGATTCACTTTTAAACTGTTGAAGACAGCGCACTTGCTTTTGGTCTAGTGGGGTTTCTTTCTGAGACATCGTCATTGGGTGTAGACAAACACTGACTTGCATTGACCAGCCAAGATTTTAATTTCTTGCTTTGGCCAGGGTAAGCGGGGGCTCACAGGGCCATTGCCTGTGATTGTGATTCAAGCATGTCATCACAGCTAAActacaacaaacacaatataGCCGTAACCACCATTTCACTTCTGCGTGTACATCGGCAAGGCCTTTTAAATAAGAAGAACAATGAGAGAATAAAAATTCAAGACTCGACTGTGATTTCAATTTACAGTGTCTAACTTAGACATTGATCCTTCTGGgtttgtaaaatacagtgaaaagcAATGCAGAGCTGACCACCTTAGCCCTTTTAATTCCAGTGGATTTAAGGTCATGTGTCATTAAGATCCTGTAGTAGAAAAACAGTATTAATTGTCTTGTTTGCTACATTTGACATGTATCTTAACACATATTATATCTGTCTggtaaaacttttcttttctttatttctgtttgtcacCACAGGTTGTTCTTCCTGGAGTTCTGGAGCAGGTTGTGAACTGCAGAGACTCATTGGCTCAGGAGTATCTAATGGAGTGCATCATTCAGGTACACATTTGGGATGCAATAATGCAGTCTGTTGGTATCAACACTGATAATGACCTTTATAACTTTACCCATCCACATTAAATATGGTTTCCTTGTCAGTGTCATTAAAAAATTCCTGCTATCACCTACATTCAGTCAACTGCAGCAGGCTGCAGACTGAGACATTAACCTCTGGCCCCATTTTACTTAAATGATCCCAATTGATTTCATACTGGCTGATACACAGATTAAATTTGAGAATAATAGAGCACTTTTTATCAGATTGAAATTGTGGTCACACACTGTACCTACAGTCCCAGTTAGTTTACAGCTATTCTGTAgatctaacacacacaaaaaaattctCCACTTCTCTGACAGTATCACATATATACACAGCAGTAGCACTTTAAATTGTCCCACTTTTCGGCCACAGTTTGGTTGCAGCGTCTCTGTGATTTCGTTGGAATGGTTAGCCTATCCTTTAGCCCTGCTCCAGCTTTATAAAATCTGCAAAGTCTCTCCCTCATCACTATATCTGTATGCAGCAAGGAGTCCCAAAGCTGTATCAGTGCTAATGAATTCTCTTATCTATTAGAACATGGTTGACACTGTAGCACAAGTCACAGAAATATTAAACATGATGTACAATTAAGAAGAAACCTTCTATGTGAAAATGTGACCTTcccattttaaatgttgttgtatCACACAAGTGCTGTTATTAAAACACAGTATAGGTGAATGCAGAGACTTGCAGGGCCAAACGGCCAGTGCCGTGGATGCCCCAGTGTTGCCGTAATGCCCCTTCTAAAATTAACTATCCACATGGCCAGTTTGGCATGCCCTGTTTTTAACTGGCCATTGTGCCCTTAAAAGAAAGTTGCGGatttcctcatttaaaactACATGCGATGCTGCAAATAAACATACTCACGTTTCCCAGTGTCTCTATCATCACGCTGGACATCAACAATATTGTGAGATTTCTGCCACTCCCCCAAAATGCAGTGCTGCttaaaagtttgtgaaccctttagaatttggtctatttctgcataaatatgacctaaaacgtgatcagatttccatgcaagtcctaaaactagataaagagacaccaattaaacaaatgagacaaaaaccttataCTTGTCCAtatatttattgaggaaaatgatccagtgttacatatttgtgcgtgGCAAAAGTACGTGAACCTCTAccattatcaattcatttgaaggggaaattagagtcgggtgtttcaatcaatggggtgtgagtctgggaggccctgccttatttaaagaagagaaatctgggtcttcactatcaaagtctgagcttcaaAACACAGGTTTGTTGAAGTGCATCATGGCTTCAAACAAAGGAGATCTCTGAGGatcttagaagaagagttgctgacacaccaggctggaaagggttacaaaaccatttctaaagagtttgaaCTCCACCAGTCAACTCTCAGGCAGATTATGTGCAAAtggaagacatccaacaccattgttaccctaCCCAGGAGTGGTTGaaaaacaaagatcacaccaagagcaggcgtgTAATACTCCGGGAGGGATCCCAGGATaatgtctaggaaactaaaggctTCTCTTTCAGTGGCTGCAGTCGATGttaatgagtccaccatcaggagaacaatgaacatcaatggtgtgcatagcagagttgcaaggaaaaaagccacttctctccaaaaagaacattgcagCCGCCTGTTGTTTGGTCTTGACCACTTAAGGCCAGAGGGCAATTGGAAAAATGAACTCTTTGGCTCGAATGAAATGCTTTCTGTTTggcaatgagcaaacactgcattccagcataagaaccttatcccATCTGTGAAATATGGTGGTGgcagtatcatggtttgggcctgctttgctgcctctggaccaGGGAGGCTTGTAGTCATTGAAGGGGTTATGatttctgagttgtaccagaaaattctacaggaaaatgtcatgGTATCCGtttgtgaactgaagctcaacaggaACTGGGTCttgcagtaagacaacaaccctaaacacacaagtcgcTCTACCAAAGAATGTTTGGAGCataagaaagataatgttttggaatggcagAGTCAAAGTCCTAAATCCTAAATCCcatagaaatgctgtggaaagACTTGAAGTTCAtgcagttcatgcaaagaagcccaccaacatccctgagttgagactgttctgtaaggaggtaaacagtaaacagttactggaaatgTTCGGTTGAAGTTTGCTGCAAAAGGGATCACACcagttcacatacttttgccccacaaatatgtaaaattggATAATTTTTCccgataaataaatgaataagttcAATGTTTggctcatttgtttaattgtgttccctttatctagttttagtacttgtgtaaaaatctgatcacattttaggtcatatttatgcagaaatggaaaaaattctaaagggttcacaaattttcaagcaGTACTTTATATGtgtaacattaacataaatatTTACAGCTAACCCGCTAGCCAACATTAACCCTTAGGAGTCGCCGATCACGCCGGCGTGATCAAATGACGTGTCTGTTTCAGGACGTagcataaaaacaaagtcacattaAGTGTTGCTGTCAACTTCTGTTTAACGTGCTGGCTTGAAACTCTGCCagctgaaaaagacaaaaacgcCTATGGCTACCCCTGCATTTTGTTGTAAATAGTTCTCTATAGTTTGATTTTATCTCAGTGTTACcttatacatattatatatgcGCTATTTGGGAACCTCACTACACTCTGGGAATGCAAGGCCTGTAATATAGTTCTGTGTCTAATAGTTTACATCAACTATTTTGAAGACTGGCATagctaaaaagtaaaaaacgCCTGTTGTTACATctgctttttgttgtaaataGATGTATATAGATTGATTTTATCTCATTGTTACCATTATATGTTCACATTTGCaacctgtgtttacatttgcaacctttaaaatgctttgttgaacgtgttttacattttccaaatcgaattttttgtattttgtgtgttttttggtccaATATGATGATATAgtatgtcaaagtgaaaaaataattgtcTGGTCAGATAGGTGAtgttgtgctgaaaaaaaagataccaaacattggcatgttaaacatttttttaagtgataTATAAAGGCAAATTAATTCAAAAGTATgcaaaaacagccaaaatagCCCAAGACTCTTAAGGGAGGGTTAACTAACAGTTAACATAATGTGATGAGCACAAGCAGCTAAACATTGTACTGTGTAAGTATTAATACACGTTGAGTTTTAAAGTTTACTAGGATATTAGTGCATAGTTATAGCTAACTAAGAACGTACATAGATTTTATAACTTAGTGTGAGATATGATGGGTTGCTACTTTTTCAGCGAGATGCGacgttaacacacacacacagacacacacatccattTCTCTGTAAGCAGACTGCCATTTCTCAGTTAAGACAGATCAGGGGAGTCTGTTAACTGTTAATGACTCGCAGCTATCCTTGAGAAGTTTCTCATCAGTGTATTtacgtgtaaaaaaaaaaaaaagtgttagtcATTTTTGTGACTGCTCCTATGATCTCAGACTCAAATGCTAATAGTTGCATGGATATTGAAACTTGTTCAGATTAATTTTGATCACCCTTTGCCCATTTATagactttattttatcattaacatataacaacaataaatataatgaattgttcgttttaaaaatcaatcagacagcattttgtggaaaaatcaaaCATTCAGTGTACAATTTTAATAAACTCAGTACTGTTTTTCAATACACTGACTACTAATTGTTATCACTTATTGTTATTGCACCATTGGTTTGGGCCTTGGTGAACTGCATTTTGGCTGTGATGCCCCAATAAATTTGTACTTATCAAAGGCCAAAGTGGCCTTGccttaaaaatgacataatttCAGGTCTGTGATGGAGTTTTAACAAGCTGAGTAACCTGCTGTGCCAGGGTTGTGTAACCTGTGTTTATGCAGGTTTTGTCAGAGTATGTCAgaattataaaataatgatttgacTGCCACCATGGTGTAGCAACTTTGTTGACATTTGAGCCACAATAAAATCACTGGGCTATTTCTTCCTTGTTACTTTGACAACAGAAACGGATAttatgtaaatgagaacaactGTACTGTGAACTGCATAACACAGTATAAAGAGCAGCTTTCCCTTATGAGatttaatgtaaaaagaaaTGGTAATGGGAAATCTGGGGACTCATAAAGGTGTCCGTTTTAAGAACCAGAATAAAAGTGGGTCTTTATGGGTCTAGTTACTGTAATGGTTGAATGTTTTCGCTCCTAACTGGTTCACCTATAACACATACATATCAGGCTATAACACTGTCTAAACTAAttcatcttattattattttgaatcTAGGATTGGGCAACAAAACCTAGAAATATAGACTAATTCAGTTATCtgttttactttgttaaaatgcttaaaatgttttgtttccattGTCAGCATCAGTCCACAGTTGCAGATTTAAGTGCAGCTGCCTGCTTCGTGGGGCAGCCAGGACATTCCCATTACCTGTGAGATTTGGGTCATTATATTGGAACAATGGGATTtgaccacaaaaaaaaaacagatctaaACCTCCAAGCGGGTAGCTCCAAGTCTGAAaattgaagccaatgcagacctctctaatggccagcagggggtgactccactggctccaaaaagaagtctgtttgtatagaagtctatggaAAATGACCATACTTCTCACTTGATCTAGCCTATTACCTCAGTGAACACTTTCCTAATGGGTTTATGGTCTCAACTGCTcgtttcaagtcttcttcaatacagcatgatgtgcACTtttatggccccatttagagtaaaatagatgattttagggtgtggctaccttgtgattgacaagtcgctaccacggcggTGAGTGAGATGCTGTAGTCTGCTTAGTTCAGCCCTGAGTGCTGAACTAAGCAGTTAATCAGTCTGGAGCAACAACGCACCAATCTGAGAAATGCAACAGCACAGTAGCTATCAGTACAGACAGTCaaatacagtaacacacaaTTACAATATGGTGTCAGTTAATATAAACAAGGTTTACTGTTTCCATGTAGCCTGGACATTTGAGCAGCATGTCACGTTTTAGTTTAATTTGTTACATTAGTGTAAagaatgtttacatttttaaatgtatgtggATTATTGATTATGGATATTTTGAACAAAGGGAAACTTTGTATGCTTTGTATTTTAAGGTCATGGAAGCCCTATTTTAATTTCAGCAGTGCTCatatttaacaattaatttaaattaaaattctcAATGCCTGTAAAATGATATTCCAGCCAGCCCTTGAAATCTAGTGTAATGAAGTTAACATGAAccttcatattagtttcataGATAGATCATACAAGTAAAAGCTGCACTCCTGAACTAAAATGGTCTTATCTTGTAAGGTTTTCCCAGATGAATTCCACCTTCAGACCCTGAACCCTTTCCTGCGTTCCTGTGCTGAGCTCCATCAACATGTCAATGTCAAGAACATCATTATAGCCCTCATTGACAGGTACAATTTAATtcattgtaaacaaacaaagctaATAGAAACTCAATCACATGTAAATACTtctttgttttgacatttgCATATACAACCTTTGATTAATCCATATTCTTGATCACATTACAATGATCATAACAAAGAGCAGTTAAGTGTTGCAAATTGTTGGAGCCCTTTTAATTTACCCATTAGATGAAAAATTTGTGTACACTTGATGATATTTGAGACAGTAGTTTGTGATAGTGGTGTCTCTGCATTACGTTAAAGATGTTAAAATTTTGTCCGCACCCATTCACATTCCTTGGCAGACAGCCCTTGTTCAGAAGTCTTCAGCATTTAAAGAAGAAGACGACTACCATTGCGATCCCTGTTTATAAACTTAACAATAAGAATGCACtagattttctctgttttgcttttcagACTTGCCCTGTTTGCTCATCGAGAAGATGGCCCCGGTATTCCAACTGAGATCAAACTGTTTGATATCTTCTCTCAGCAGGTGGCCACTGTCATTCAGGTAGGTAACATTAGGTTTATGTGGTCTATAAGACCAAGCTGATCAGTCATTGTAATTGTTAATAGTGAGATAATTATTTAAGCATAGAGAGGTTGTCATGAGCTCTCAggtcagattaaaaaaaaaagaaagaaaaaagttgtgTTGTGCAAgtcaaaggagaaaaaaagactcTGTGATCAACTCGTCATCACTGTCCATATATTCTGAGTTCAAGTTAAAGTTTAAACAAACATTGTACTCTGTACTGAATATGGTGATGTTTTCACTCTATGATTCCCCCTCATCAGTCTCGCCAGGACATGCCATCAGAGGACGTGGTCTCTCTTCAGGTTTCTCTCATCAATCTGGCCATGAAATGCTACCCTGATCGTGTTGACTATGTAGATAAGGTCCTGGAGAGCACTGTGGAGATATTCAACAAGCTCAACTTGGAACAGTAAGCCCCCAAAGTCCTGACACATTGAGGTTGAAGGAAtacagtgtatttgtgtgtctgtgtctctgctgaATGGTCATGGGATGCATGCAGTATAAAGAAATCTTAGTTTTGTCTGTGTCTAGCAATCCAGCAAAGagagattcaagattcaagatttcaggatttagtttgtcattttcttgtgtatttgcacacacaaaaaagcgaaatgctgttcctcccagccaACAGGagtgaaacaacaacagaaaggaaaaaagatatACTGTCtatctaaaaattccctttaaaaatgataaaaaacatataaatcccaagaggaaaaaaccaaaacaaaacaaaaaagaacaagcaGTTAGCACcacagtgcattaaagtgcatttagagagaaaagtacatgtctcagttccatgtagacagctcttgcatgtcaacgAGTGACCAGCACTTATGGGggagttatataatccattttgctgtccagagaacattaggcaacatgattgttggaactgcctgtttgtatgggttaacagctagcctagctcgCACTCCTCTGCGCTTGCCGCGCTTCCATTTCCTGTTGCACCGCTTCCAAAGTTTCCTCCCCGGCGCAGCTCCAGGCAAGGCTGTGGTCTCCTTTGGGCCCACTGGGTGTAGCACACCAAGCGCACTCAGCTGATTAAGCTCTCTCAATCAGTATTTCCCAtagcaaaagtctttgttatgaatgtccaaaagaaactgacgatcatagacatatttcccttgCACTCCACACAATGATGTAGACGTAGACATGGACAAAAACACTGCATGGTTAGAACTAGGAGAAGCTGCCGCAAACGTTGGTCGTGCCGCCATCACACCAGtacatggagagagagggagaataccaccaacaaggacccctaaatttctcttcttgtctttataaaataacttgttttgatttaaaaaatgtatccaaaGATGATATATCCCCTTCTGAGGAATCCTTAATTTTGTTGATTAATGCTGTTACCTCTTCTTTAGAGtcttttctgaagattatttgaaggttattttgcaaaaagtcccactttttaggtccaagtttgagatgtattcaaGAGCCCATCTCTGGTGCAGCCACTGTCTCTCATTCCAGAATGATGATATGGccattatttgacattttacagtaaTGCTTTCCAGAATTTCTGGCTTAAGAGATGTCAGACAGCAAGCAGGGTTGCAGTTAATAAGATAgaagttattttaaaacataaaaaactgaCCCTCAATTTTTTAACTGTCTCTGCTGTGACAACACTTGAAAGGTAACATAATACAGCAAAAGTCAGTTTTTGttcagtgaaaaataaaagtcttgGTAAAAGAGGGTGAAACCAAGACAAAAAAAGTATCATATTCACAGTGGAGATTACCTGAAAACATGGGGAGAGTGGttaaaagagaggagggagagtggAAGCTGTTGTTTGAAGTAGAGATAGCAGAgtgatcagaaacctggatatcATTGTTACTCTATGTAGACCTTTTTATCACAAATAGGATAATAGACAGGATAGAACAGGGATAGTAGCTGACATTTAAATATAGTCTTTGCCTTACctgttttcacacacactttgaccCTTTCCATTCTCTTCCCTCGTATAGCATAGCAACCAGCAGCGCAGTGTCAAAggaacttaccagactgttgaAGATCCCAGTGGATACCTACAACAACATTCTAACAGTGCTGCAGCTCAAACACTTCCCACCACTCTTCGAGTACTTTGACTACGAGTCGCGCAAGAGCATGAGCTGCTATGTGCTGAGCAACACGCTTGACTACAACACCACCATTGTGGCACAGGAACAGGTCTGATTCATAGCTACAACTTAAGCACAAAGATGTCAACATTTACATGTTGACCTGTTAATGAGAATAACAGTAAATATAGTACCAACTCTATCACCAGACAGAATGTTGATATTGACTGATTCCACAAAACCCTGATTACACTCTTTgctaacattttaaatgatttatttctaCAGCATCTGTGCTGTAGAAATAAATCTACAGCACTGTGCTGTAGAAAGACATGGTttaagacatgtaaaaatactgctttgaataatttgtgtgtcaggttttttccacaaaaaaagtttagtTCTTTCTAGTTGCTGAAACACATAAGTTCAATAGAGCGACAGTGGGttacacacacaattacaacGAGTTACACCCAGGTAACTTTAATTTCTCCTCGCCTCATTACTGAATTTGATCCTATAGCGTGTTTacattgtttcattcactgtggTAGAGAATAGCAATGGCTGTAAGCTGAAGGTTTGCTTTAGAGATGGCTTTATTAGATATATTGTATGTTACTGTGTACTATATGTTATGAGAAAACTGTTGAGTCTTTTTTCAGCTGCCTTAAGCTTCTCTTCACTATGAACAATCAAAAAGTGGCATTAAAAACTTgcagaagaaaacacaaactgaccaatcacagttctGCGGTTCCCATGTAATATCCCATTTTAATAACGTAATGTGTAAAGCTCCACTTAGTAGACTTAAGAAGACTTACCCGCCTCAGtcaaaagtagaaaaaatatttgtagaaAAGTTTGTCAAATTTAacactcttctctcttctccttctcctccccctccctggTTTCTCTAGGTGGATGCCATCTTGAACTTGGTATCCACACTGATACAGGACCAACCAGACCAACCAGCTGATGATCCCGACCCTGAGGACTTTGCTGAGGAGCAGAGCCTTGTGGGTCGTTTCATTCACCTGCTCCACTCTGAAGATCCTGACCAGCAGTACCTTGTGGGTCCTTTCCTCAACATTAAAAGGAGCATGCCAATGATTATGTACTAGACATACTACATACTAAACTGCTACTGCTATACTATTGTTACTATTATTACTGCTGTTGTAATAATGCTGACTATTTTGAAAATCATGTTGTAGTGTTTCCTCTTTAAATGATTTTTCCCACCTTGGCCAAATCAGATTTGAAGTGTACTGTGATGGATTATAGACAGTTGATtgatttatatactgtatggaaatgaataaaaaccagTGGCTGCCTTGAAACTAATggattaaaaaaatctgaaactcAACAGCATGCTTTAGGAAATGTTAAGAGATTTAAAACAGTCACCTTTTTCATGCTTGTATAACTTCTTTATCCCAAACTATAACTAAATCATCACCACAATGTCTTTGCTGTTGTTACTGTTGGTCATTGAACATTCTGATTTGTGATCAGATTCTGAACACAGCCCGCAAACACTTTGGTGCGGGTGGAAATCAAAGGATTCGCTACACTCTCCCTCCTCTGGTGTTCGCTGCCTACCAGCTGGCCTTCAGATACAAAGAAAACTCCTCATTGGTTTGCCGACATCCTTTTTTTCCACTCACATATGCtgtatttgtagttttgtctATACAACTATTAAAtcacaccattttttttttcttttattaggACGACAAGTGGGAGAAGAAATGTCAAAAGATCTTTTCTTTCGCCCACCAGACCATCAGTGCTCTAATCAAGGCTGAGCTTGCTGAGCTGCCTCTCCGACTTTTCCTGCAGGGGGCACTGGCTGCAGGTGACATTGGCTTTGAGAACCACGAGACTGTAGCTTATGAGTTCATGTCACAGgtaaatggttttaaaaaagactCTAGAGCACGTGTTGGCTGCTTATACCTCTTATAAAAGCTACATAGTGAAAGCAGTCCATCTTTGGTCCTGACCAAATTAACCCAAATACAAGTGTGAAAGCAACCCAGGTTACGATAATAAACCCTCTGGTTTCCTGCCCATGtgaatgttatttttgtgtctataataatacatttttttcctgctggTCCCAATAGTTAATGTACATGTTAAGAGTTAAATGTTTATGGATTGGGGAAAAGCTACAGATACTGTTACTATAGAATATCCTCAGAAGTGTTTATCATGACATACAGGTAATGATAAAGaaaatggcaacaaaaaaagttctgcatgttgttttttagaaataattgcacaaatttaaaaaattgggACATAACAGACAGACTAGCTAGCAGAAAATGTatgggggagaaagagaaatttGAGAAAGATTGGCAGCACAGTCATTTGAGCTTCAGTTACATGACATGATGAGTGGAAATCCTGAAAATGTGATGAGGTACAAAAGTGTTAGCTTTAGACTCCTCAGCAATTGAATTTGTGCAGCTAGTTCATAGAAAAGTAGCACTGAACAATCTGAGTGCAGTAAAACTTAAAATTGAGCAACtaagaaagacaggaaaatcCAGAGGTAACCAtggtgatttgttttttttttcctgattgtCAAATATTGTGAACACCCAAACTTCTAGCTCTCTCCTTTTGACATCCTCTACCATTCAtattcctctctccctccttgcACACCAACCCACTTTTACCATTTCTTCTGTTGCTCATCAATACATACCCCTCACCAGGCCTTCTCTCTATATGAGGATGAGATCAGCGACTCCAAAGCCCAGTTGGCAGCCATCACACTGATCATTGGTACCTTTGAGCGAATGCGATGTTTCAGTGAGGAAAACCATGAGCCGCTGAGGACTCAGTGTGCACTGGCTGCCTCCAAGCTGCTGAAGAAGCCTGACCAGTGCCGAGCCGTCAGTATCTGTGCCCACCTTTTCTGGTCAGGTCGCAGCACCGACAAAAATGGTGAAGAGGTGTGTTGGAGTTTGAGGAGTGTTTTTGTACATGTGCCAACATATATGCAGATACAGGTATATTTGCAATTTCCTGTGCCAGACTCCAGAACCGACTGCTGGATGTCACGACACATAGGTGGGCTTGATCCATTTTAAATTCCTAGACTCATGATGTCTCAGAAATTGACCCCCAAAAAGATGGCAATAATTGATACAGTAGGAAAcggtttttgtatttttcaacaGTTATCTTTCAATAACATATATTTGCCCAGTGAAGTTGCTAGTTCATTGTACTGACACATGTGGTGCACTTACTCCTGTTTCCACATCTGTCATTTCTAACTACTGATGTTGCATCTTTAGATCCGTGATGGTAAACGGGTGATGGAGTGTTTAAAGAAAGCCCTGAAGATTGCCAACCAGTGCATGGACCCATCACTGCAAGTTCAGCTCTTCATTGAAATCCTCAACAGATACGTCTGC includes these proteins:
- the vps35 gene encoding vacuolar protein sorting-associated protein 35 isoform X2, yielding MPTTQQSPQDEQEKLLDEAVQAVKVQSFQMKRCLDKNKLMDALKHASNMLGELRTSMLSPKSYYELYMAISDELHYLEVYLTDEFAKGRKVADLYELVQYAGNIIPRLYLLITVGVVYVRSFPQSRKDILKDLVEMCRGVQHPLRGLFLRNYLLQCTRNILPDDGEQSEGSEEMTGDINDSIDFVLLNFAEMNKLWVRMQHQGHSRDREKREKERQELRILVGTNLVRLSQLEGVNVEKYKQVVLPGVLEQVVNCRDSLAQEYLMECIIQVFPDEFHLQTLNPFLRSCAELHQHVNVKNIIIALIDRLALFAHREDGPGIPTEIKLFDIFSQQVATVIQSRQDMPSEDVVSLQVSLINLAMKCYPDRVDYVDKVLESTVEIFNKLNLEHIATSSAVSKELTRLLKIPVDTYNNILTVLQLKHFPPLFEYFDYESRKSMSCYVLSNTLDYNTTIVAQEQVDAILNLVSTLIQDQPDQPADDPDPEDFAEEQSLVGRFIHLLHSEDPDQQYLILNTARKHFGAGGNQRIRYTLPPLVFAAYQLAFRYKENSSLDDKWEKKCQKIFSFAHQTISALIKAELAELPLRLFLQGALAAGDIGFENHETVAYEFMSQAFSLYEDEISDSKAQLAAITLIIGTFERMRCFSEENHEPLRTQCALAASKLLKKPDQCRAVSICAHLFWSGRSTDKNGEEIRDGKRVMECLKKALKIANQCMDPSLQVQLFIEILNRYVCFYERENDAVTVQVLNQLIQKIREDLPNLEASEETEQINKHFHNTLEHLRLQRESPESEGPVYEGLVL
- the vps35 gene encoding vacuolar protein sorting-associated protein 35 isoform X1; its protein translation is MYGTKQPTTQQSPQDEQEKLLDEAVQAVKVQSFQMKRCLDKNKLMDALKHASNMLGELRTSMLSPKSYYELYMAISDELHYLEVYLTDEFAKGRKVADLYELVQYAGNIIPRLYLLITVGVVYVRSFPQSRKDILKDLVEMCRGVQHPLRGLFLRNYLLQCTRNILPDDGEQSEGSEEMTGDINDSIDFVLLNFAEMNKLWVRMQHQGHSRDREKREKERQELRILVGTNLVRLSQLEGVNVEKYKQVVLPGVLEQVVNCRDSLAQEYLMECIIQVFPDEFHLQTLNPFLRSCAELHQHVNVKNIIIALIDRLALFAHREDGPGIPTEIKLFDIFSQQVATVIQSRQDMPSEDVVSLQVSLINLAMKCYPDRVDYVDKVLESTVEIFNKLNLEHIATSSAVSKELTRLLKIPVDTYNNILTVLQLKHFPPLFEYFDYESRKSMSCYVLSNTLDYNTTIVAQEQVDAILNLVSTLIQDQPDQPADDPDPEDFAEEQSLVGRFIHLLHSEDPDQQYLILNTARKHFGAGGNQRIRYTLPPLVFAAYQLAFRYKENSSLDDKWEKKCQKIFSFAHQTISALIKAELAELPLRLFLQGALAAGDIGFENHETVAYEFMSQAFSLYEDEISDSKAQLAAITLIIGTFERMRCFSEENHEPLRTQCALAASKLLKKPDQCRAVSICAHLFWSGRSTDKNGEEIRDGKRVMECLKKALKIANQCMDPSLQVQLFIEILNRYVCFYERENDAVTVQVLNQLIQKIREDLPNLEASEETEQINKHFHNTLEHLRLQRESPESEGPVYEGLVL